One window of Phalacrocorax carbo chromosome 1, bPhaCar2.1, whole genome shotgun sequence genomic DNA carries:
- the AKAP11 gene encoding A-kinase anchor protein 11 isoform X4, translated as MKITFISFAEEAGTAYLQELAAVSAELPDVLKSLQLCKIKENEVVFLKDVKKTLAKPHVMKHQNQLPDVFCVMRLSPSFPRIKVDYIFTLLSKYSTGIRYAVEINSSQKHQTEASHGEDDDTNQSVSSIEDDFVTAFEHLDEDEPSKIQSAGACSFTSRNHRDAASQTIPAQCLEAVDSKILVGSAHRKSSARSSTLIDILGLKELSSVKNSVTTSISDPWIQRSFYKPYNPDQGVNFLCKTLFSSSPAESSESDCSSPSPIIFLDEEGYQKSLKAKLQLPKIPVVKDGIEDSDSEVSEFFDSFDQFDELEQALEKVIRDPIQGNPSQKRRTAHEQLSSARITMNPQKFKFDRPTLPANVKKPTPRKPESPYSSVFDVPDSPRPVKTSGEENGGLFSPIRSSAFSPLGSCGSSECLCRINLGGDGTGQNHHDAVYNSYSAYADSVSFEILGSVFQSESSSEHVCAGNDLKRKRFALKDRKGQAADLKMKTGKEPDKQAKSKHKSLMIRASIQKFAAELVEKSFGSAFKDLQKGVSSCTNALCHLAARLTSSVFQMAFYEIGRRRAISLKERAINGIASFLVSEAITGALKELRHVKKQIFTNTVARFAADLAEELVFEGIMEVCQFSYPSTPTAAQPSSFDYEDKVVRSYARDLSESVIQEAFIELSQVDVTFTTQAAISVSMDNIKYVSAESMLESTQTSTVSPNFNDRVALKPIQDSKKECTVQQALFCTSGVVSSIPVPLAGRALCQHQVSSDAYKAKVSTAPNSDDNKKIYEDSAHPFFTSRNREEEVASFRSIYLTSDHGQNTENTPSFLHNQNDTKQTNNRSGMNSDSELTSGSKGINTFSGTMVDMIVNEAYEAITSSRATKAVEEYTDFLTRKVVDKKPYVQCIGEDFPKNVFADHLAKCVIKQSVAESKTVLCNTSENFACNVSSQTYAGIGRKEQCVMKQEAEKQSNVSIIVEQQQMALNNPCKFLTPTHSAQCFSESKDYWQEQKGHRFSSKSPPPCSTVTFARHVLEDFTDAGSCSITYLNKPSKNHDTQKPSSGPLTYRQADCFLHTNSLSSVMLGSEDALQMEDKSSLKDGNTCVMPDTPPPTPLVPCQSSSERNLRKLSKKLKGELAKEFAPATPPSTPYNPSVTGLPETEHDSLEKEEFMLKLMRSLSEEVESSEDEDHSEMPAEKEERSEKTVQYADCLASHIISIATEMAASHLDGKTDEREADRHVPLGMQTKKCGYPAFTNIPEETCNSLWNYAGYMAGKVINEAKKIVKSRHCKLLRLKRVNCQVDCLYLRKGDKDYSSKEQCGPVREQWPAERDSSVLPLPQGSGTTGLTSKYPSCESVTDEYADHIIRVLKREGGNAELLMDQYASRLAYRSIKSGLQQAARKNKLRYNRKTFPGQNAQVNGKVELIKAVNKDAVQQVKSSIHRCEDQAYERSIGTQRIECAELLHFSESLARSITCDVRKKLKMSGACLPKSLTDSCLYKKTEFDEVTGDLIKTSFSRTFLPFSPDHKLYHSTGSLNENGYSEGIIQAIEQYAKKVADDTLEISLESAVLHVAENRKNGDRLSYTEKLSPFSGTVCRCCSMKEHRYCTESTPHRPPAQESSVPGRHFLHSGLGGACQKSRVFQLDIPKIHVDVEQKTVFSDKGATAAIEKAEGELSYTSLTADSGIGQDGVSFAESLTTEIMTSAMTNIGQAVNVSSVGREGFHSVESVVSQQMSLSIGDDSTGSWSNLSFEDEHPDENSSFLHLSDSSAVFSSSPGSNGNSSSWSSLGLEGDMYEENLSFPTSDSDGTEDKDEDSKDAVEGLAQIRKTVAIANVDLEPNLVDPQLRAALQWLAASETEVSDLHFHDTATRDFVFLSRRLRERDWKVGDLLQAVLKYCEMIEKASDGEQALNKSLAGWLLENV; from the exons GAGTTGGCAGctgtttctgcagagctcccagATGTTCTGAAATCTCTTCAGttgtgcaaaataaaagaaaatgaggttGTATTTCTAAAAGATGTAAAGAAAACTTTGGCAAAACCTCATGTCATGAAACATCAG AATCAGCTTCCTGATGTGTTTTGTGTGATGAGACTGTCTCCTTCATTCCCAAGGATCAAAGTTGACTATATATTTACCTTGCTGAGCAAGTATTCCACAGGCATAAGATACGCAGTGGAAATAAACTCATCGCAAAAACATCAAACAGAGGCATCCCATGGAGAAGATGATGACACTAATCAGTCAGTTTCTTCAATTGAGGATGATTTTGTCACTGCTTTCGAACACTTAGATGAAGATGAGCCTTCAAAGATACAAAGTGCTG gtgcaTGCAGCTTTACTTCTCGAAACCATCGAGATGCTGCTTCACAGACCATCCCTGCTCAATGTTTAGAAGCTGTTGACTCAAAGATCCTTGTGGGTTCTGCACATCGAAAGTCTTCTGCCAGATCTTCTACTTTGATTGATATTCTGGGACTTAAGGAACTGTCCTCAGTAAAAAATTCAGTTACAACCTCAATTTCTGATCCTTGGATACAAAGGAGTTTCTATAAGCCATATAATCCTGATCAAGGTGTTAATTTTTTATgtaaaacattgttttcctcttctccagctgaatCCTCTGAGTCAGATTGCTCCAGCCCAAGTCCCATCATCTTCTTAGATGAAGAAGGGTATCAAAAAAGCTTGAAGGCAAAACTTCAGCTGCCAAAAATTCCTGTAGTGAAAGATGGTATAGAGGATTCAGACTCAGAAGTAAGTGAATTTTTTGATAGTTTTGATCAATTCGATGAGCTGGAACAAGCCTTGGAAAAAGTTATTAGGGATCCCATCCAAGGGAATCCCTCCCAGAAAAGGAGGACTGCACATGAACAGTTGTCTTCTGCAAGAATTACAATGAATCCTCAGAAATTCAAGTTTGATCGTCCCACTCTCCCAGCCAATGTAAAGAAGCCCACTCCTCGTAAACCAGAATCACCATATAGCAGCGTCTTTGATGTTCCAGATTCCCCTCGCCCAGTTAAAACATCAGGGGAAGAGAATGGAGGGTTGTTCAGCCCTATTAGATCATCGGCTTTCAGCCCACTAGGGAGCTGTGGTTCTTCTGAATGTTTGTGTCGAATTAATCTTGGTGGAGATGGGACAGGTCAAAATCACCATGATGCAGTTTATAATAGTTATTCAGCATATGCTGATAGtgtttcatttgaaatactgggttctgtttttcagtctgAGTCCTCATCAGAACACGTATGTGCAGGAAATGATTTGAAACGCAAACGGTTTgctttgaaagacagaaaaggtcAAGCTGCAgatcttaaaatgaaaactggtAAGGAGCCAGATAAACAAGCAAAATCTAAACATAAATCATTAATGATTAGAGCTAGCATTCAAAAATTTGCAGCTGAATTAGTTGAAAAAAGTTTCGGCAGTGCATTTAAAGACCTGCAAAAAGGCGTTTCTTCTTGCACCAATGCACTTTGTCATTTGGCTGCTAGGTTAACTTCTTCAGTCTTTCAGATGGCTTTTTATGAGATTGGAAGACGTAGAGCAATCTCCCTGAAGGAGCGTGCCATTAATGGGATAGCAAGCTTTTTGGTGAGTGAAGCTATAACTGGTGCGTTGAAAGAACTGCGGCACgtgaagaaacaaatatttaccAACACCGTTGCACGGTTTGCGGCAGACCTTGCTGAAGAACTTGTGTTTGAAGGAATCATGGAAGTATGCCAGTTTTCATATCCATCGACACCTACAGCTGCACAGCCTTCATCATTCGATTATGAAGACAAAGTGGTAAGATCCTATGCCAGGGATTTGTCTGAATCTGTCATTCAGGAGGCTTTTATTGAACTATCTCAGGTTGATGTGACCTTCACAACACAAGCAGCCATTAGCGTTTCCATGGACAACATTAAATACGTGAGCGCAGAAAGTATGTTAGAGTCAACACAGACTTCCACAGTTTCTCCTAATTTTAATGATAGGGTAGCGCTGAAGCCAATCCAAGATTCCAAGAAGGAATGTACAGTACAGCAAGCTCTATTTTGCACCTCTGGTGTTGTAAGTTCAATACCAGTGCCCTTAGCTGGAAGAGCTCTTTGTCAACATCAGGTTTCCTCTGATGCTTATAAAGCAAAAGTATCCACTGCTCCAAATTCTGatgacaataaaaaaatatacgAAGACTCTGCTCATCCGTTtttcacaagcagaaacagagagGAGGAAGTCGCTTCTTTCAGAAGTATATACCTAACTTCAGATCACggtcaaaatactgaaaatactcCATCATTTTTACATAACCAAAAtgacaccaaacaaacaaataacagATCTGGAATGAACAGTGATTCAGAATTAACAAGTGGGTCAAAAGGCATTAATACTTTCTCTGGAACTATGGTAGATATGATAGTAAATGAAGCTTATGAAGCCATAACCTCATCTAGAGCAACAAAAGCAGTAGAAGagtatacagattttttaacaagaaaagtAGTAGATAAAAAACCGTATGTGCAATGTATTGGTGAAGATTTTCCCAAGAATGTGTTTGCAGATCACTTGGCCAAGTGTGTCATAAAACAGTCTGTGGCTGAAAGTAAAACTGTGTTGTGCAACACTAGTGAGAATTTCGCATGTAATGTGAGCTCACAGACTTATGCAGGTATCGGTAGAAAAGAACAATGTGTAATGAAGCAAGAGGCTGAGAAACAAAGTAATGTTTCTATAATTGTGGAACAGCAACAGATGGCTTTGAATAATCCATGTAAATTTCTTACCCCAACTCATTCTGCTCAGTGTTTTTCAGAATCTAAAGATTATTGGCAGGAACAAAAAGGACACAGGTTTTCTTCAAAATCACCACCGCCTTGTTCCACTGTGACTTTTGCTAGGCATGTTCTAGAGGACTTCACTGACGCAGGAAGCTGCTCAATAACATACTTAAATAAGCCCTCAAAAAACCATGATACTCAGAAACCATCATCAGGGCCTTTGACTTACAGGCAGGCTGATTGTTTTCTGCATACAAATAGCTTGTCTTCAGTGATGCTTGGCAGTGAAGACGCTTTGCAGATGGAAGATAAATCAAGTCTCAAAGATGGAAATACCTGTGTAATGCCTGATACACCCCCTCCAACTCCTTTAGTACCCTGTCAAAGCAGTTCTGAAAGAAACCTAAGAAAACTATCTAAGAAACTCAAGGGAGAATTAGCAAAGGAATTTGCACCGGCAACACCACCTTCTACACCATATAATCCATCCGTTACTGGTTTGCCTGAAACTGAACATGACTCTTTGGAAAAGGAGGAATTTATGCTGAAACTCATGCGGTCGCTTTCTGAAGAAGTGGAAAGTAGTGAAGATGAAGATCATTCTGAAATGCCTGCTGAGAAGGAGGAGCGTTCAGAAAAAACAGTTCAGTATGCAGATTGCTTAGCTAGCCATATAATTTCCATAGCGACTGAAATGGCTGCTTCCCATTTAGATGGTAAAACAGACGAAAGGGAAGCTGATAGACACGTTCCATTAGGTATGCAAACCAAAAAATGTGGATATCCTGCGTTTACAAATATCCCAGAAGAGACATGCAATTCTTTATGGAATTATGCAGGTTATATGGCAGGAAAAGTCATCAATGAGGCCAAGAAAATAGTGAAATCAAGGCATTGTAAACTGTTGAGGTTGAAGAGGGTTAACTGTCAGGTGGATTGCCTTTATCTGAGAAAAGGCGATAAAGATTATAGTTCAAAAGAACAGTGCGGTCCAGTGCGGGAGCAGTGGCCGGCGGAGAGAGATTCATCTGTACTTCCTTTACCACAAGGTTCAGGCACGACAGGTTTGACCTCCAAATACCCAAGCTGTGAAAGTGTGACTGACGAATACGCAGATCATATCATTCGAGTTCTGAAAAGAGAAGGTGGTAATGCTGAACTGTTAATGGATCAGTATGCTAGCAGACTTGCTTACAGGTCTATCAAATCAGGCTTACAGCAAGCTGCTAGAAAAAACAAATTGAGATACAACAGAAAGACATTTCCTGGGCAAAATGCACAGGTAAATGGTAAGGTGGAACTGATCAAAGCAGTCAACAAAGATGCAGTACAGCAAGTGAAAAGCAGCATTCATCGCTGTGAAGACCAAGCGTATGAAAGGAGTATTGGCACGCAGAGAATAGAATGCGCGGAGTTGTTACATTTTTCAGAATCCCTTGCTCGCAGTATCACTTGTGATGTCAGGAAGAAATTGAAAATGTCGGGAGCATGTTTGCCAAAGTCTTTAACAGATTCCTGTCTATATAAAAAGACTGAATTTGATGAAGTCACAGGGGATCTTATTAAAACAAGCTTTTCTAggacatttcttcctttctccccagaTCATAAACTGTATCATAGTACAGgcagtttaaatgaaaatggcTACAGCGAAGGCATAATTCAAGCTATAGAACAATATGCTAAGAAAGTAGCAGATGATACTCTAGAAATCAGTTTAGAGTCTGCTGTTCTCCATGtggctgaaaacagaaaaaatggggATAGGCTCTCATATACTGAGAAACTGTCTCCTTTTTCTGGAACTGTCTGTAGATGCTGCAGTATGAAGGAGCATCGGTACTGTACAGAAAGTACGCCTCACCGTCCACCTGCACAAGAATCCTCAGTTCCAGGGAggcattttcttcattctggATTAGGTGGTGCCTGTCAGAAATCACGAGTGTTTCAGCTTGATATTCCTAAAATTCATGTTGATGTAGAACAGAAGACAGTGTTTTCTGACAAAGGGGCTACTGCAGCCATagagaaagcagaaggagaGCTGAGTTACACAAGTCTGACAGCTGACAGTGGTATTGGACAAGATGGAGTGAGTTTTGCTGAAAGCCTTACTACTGAAATAATGACATCAGCTATGACTAATATTGGTCAGGCAGTTAACGTAAG ctCTGTTGGAAGAGAAGGCTTTCACTCTGTTGAATCTGTTGTTAGCCAGCAGATGAGTCTTAGTATTGGTGATGATAGCACTGGGAGTTGGTCCAATCTAAGTTTTGAAGATGAACATCCTGATGAGAACAGCAGTTTTCTTCACCTCAGTGACAG TTCAGCTGTGTTCTCTTCTTCTCCTGGCAGTAATGGTAACAGCAGTAGCTGGAGCAGTCTTGGTTTAGAAGGGGATATGTATGAGGAGAATTTATCCTTTCCAACATCAGACAG
- the AKAP11 gene encoding A-kinase anchor protein 11 isoform X2, with protein MDMYTRVQGTRMKPRISVKKTFGEGVLHSMKSLLHSRKELCNVSADECLNQEEQDNFIEITFISFAEEAGTAYLQELAAVSAELPDVLKSLQLCKIKENEVVFLKDVKKTLAKPHVMKHQNQLPDVFCVMRLSPSFPRIKVDYIFTLLSKYSTGIRYAVEINSSQKHQTEASHGEDDDTNQSVSSIEDDFVTAFEHLDEDEPSKIQSAGACSFTSRNHRDAASQTIPAQCLEAVDSKILVGSAHRKSSARSSTLIDILGLKELSSVKNSVTTSISDPWIQRSFYKPYNPDQGVNFLCKTLFSSSPAESSESDCSSPSPIIFLDEEGYQKSLKAKLQLPKIPVVKDGIEDSDSEVSEFFDSFDQFDELEQALEKVIRDPIQGNPSQKRRTAHEQLSSARITMNPQKFKFDRPTLPANVKKPTPRKPESPYSSVFDVPDSPRPVKTSGEENGGLFSPIRSSAFSPLGSCGSSECLCRINLGGDGTGQNHHDAVYNSYSAYADSVSFEILGSVFQSESSSEHVCAGNDLKRKRFALKDRKGQAADLKMKTGKEPDKQAKSKHKSLMIRASIQKFAAELVEKSFGSAFKDLQKGVSSCTNALCHLAARLTSSVFQMAFYEIGRRRAISLKERAINGIASFLVSEAITGALKELRHVKKQIFTNTVARFAADLAEELVFEGIMEVCQFSYPSTPTAAQPSSFDYEDKVVRSYARDLSESVIQEAFIELSQVDVTFTTQAAISVSMDNIKYVSAESMLESTQTSTVSPNFNDRVALKPIQDSKKECTVQQALFCTSGVVSSIPVPLAGRALCQHQVSSDAYKAKVSTAPNSDDNKKIYEDSAHPFFTSRNREEEVASFRSIYLTSDHGQNTENTPSFLHNQNDTKQTNNRSGMNSDSELTSGSKGINTFSGTMVDMIVNEAYEAITSSRATKAVEEYTDFLTRKVVDKKPYVQCIGEDFPKNVFADHLAKCVIKQSVAESKTVLCNTSENFACNVSSQTYAGIGRKEQCVMKQEAEKQSNVSIIVEQQQMALNNPCKFLTPTHSAQCFSESKDYWQEQKGHRFSSKSPPPCSTVTFARHVLEDFTDAGSCSITYLNKPSKNHDTQKPSSGPLTYRQADCFLHTNSLSSVMLGSEDALQMEDKSSLKDGNTCVMPDTPPPTPLVPCQSSSERNLRKLSKKLKGELAKEFAPATPPSTPYNPSVTGLPETEHDSLEKEEFMLKLMRSLSEEVESSEDEDHSEMPAEKEERSEKTVQYADCLASHIISIATEMAASHLDGKTDEREADRHVPLGMQTKKCGYPAFTNIPEETCNSLWNYAGYMAGKVINEAKKIVKSRHCKLLRLKRVNCQVDCLYLRKGDKDYSSKEQCGPVREQWPAERDSSVLPLPQGSGTTGLTSKYPSCESVTDEYADHIIRVLKREGGNAELLMDQYASRLAYRSIKSGLQQAARKNKLRYNRKTFPGQNAQVNGKVELIKAVNKDAVQQVKSSIHRCEDQAYERSIGTQRIECAELLHFSESLARSITCDVRKKLKMSGACLPKSLTDSCLYKKTEFDEVTGDLIKTSFSRTFLPFSPDHKLYHSTGSLNENGYSEGIIQAIEQYAKKVADDTLEISLESAVLHVAENRKNGDRLSYTEKLSPFSGTVCRCCSMKEHRYCTESTPHRPPAQESSVPGRHFLHSGLGGACQKSRVFQLDIPKIHVDVEQKTVFSDKGATAAIEKAEGELSYTSLTADSGIGQDGVSFAESLTTEIMTSAMTNIGQAVNVSSVGREGFHSVESVVSQQMSLSIGDDSTGSWSNLSFEDEHPDENSSFLHLSDSNGNSSSWSSLGLEGDMYEENLSFPTSDSDGTEDKDEDSKDAVEGLAQIRKTVAIANVDLEPNLVDPQLRAALQWLAASETEVSDLHFHDTATRDFVFLSRRLRERDWKVGDLLQAVLKYCEMIEKASDGEQALNKSLAGWLLENV; from the exons GAGTTGGCAGctgtttctgcagagctcccagATGTTCTGAAATCTCTTCAGttgtgcaaaataaaagaaaatgaggttGTATTTCTAAAAGATGTAAAGAAAACTTTGGCAAAACCTCATGTCATGAAACATCAG AATCAGCTTCCTGATGTGTTTTGTGTGATGAGACTGTCTCCTTCATTCCCAAGGATCAAAGTTGACTATATATTTACCTTGCTGAGCAAGTATTCCACAGGCATAAGATACGCAGTGGAAATAAACTCATCGCAAAAACATCAAACAGAGGCATCCCATGGAGAAGATGATGACACTAATCAGTCAGTTTCTTCAATTGAGGATGATTTTGTCACTGCTTTCGAACACTTAGATGAAGATGAGCCTTCAAAGATACAAAGTGCTG gtgcaTGCAGCTTTACTTCTCGAAACCATCGAGATGCTGCTTCACAGACCATCCCTGCTCAATGTTTAGAAGCTGTTGACTCAAAGATCCTTGTGGGTTCTGCACATCGAAAGTCTTCTGCCAGATCTTCTACTTTGATTGATATTCTGGGACTTAAGGAACTGTCCTCAGTAAAAAATTCAGTTACAACCTCAATTTCTGATCCTTGGATACAAAGGAGTTTCTATAAGCCATATAATCCTGATCAAGGTGTTAATTTTTTATgtaaaacattgttttcctcttctccagctgaatCCTCTGAGTCAGATTGCTCCAGCCCAAGTCCCATCATCTTCTTAGATGAAGAAGGGTATCAAAAAAGCTTGAAGGCAAAACTTCAGCTGCCAAAAATTCCTGTAGTGAAAGATGGTATAGAGGATTCAGACTCAGAAGTAAGTGAATTTTTTGATAGTTTTGATCAATTCGATGAGCTGGAACAAGCCTTGGAAAAAGTTATTAGGGATCCCATCCAAGGGAATCCCTCCCAGAAAAGGAGGACTGCACATGAACAGTTGTCTTCTGCAAGAATTACAATGAATCCTCAGAAATTCAAGTTTGATCGTCCCACTCTCCCAGCCAATGTAAAGAAGCCCACTCCTCGTAAACCAGAATCACCATATAGCAGCGTCTTTGATGTTCCAGATTCCCCTCGCCCAGTTAAAACATCAGGGGAAGAGAATGGAGGGTTGTTCAGCCCTATTAGATCATCGGCTTTCAGCCCACTAGGGAGCTGTGGTTCTTCTGAATGTTTGTGTCGAATTAATCTTGGTGGAGATGGGACAGGTCAAAATCACCATGATGCAGTTTATAATAGTTATTCAGCATATGCTGATAGtgtttcatttgaaatactgggttctgtttttcagtctgAGTCCTCATCAGAACACGTATGTGCAGGAAATGATTTGAAACGCAAACGGTTTgctttgaaagacagaaaaggtcAAGCTGCAgatcttaaaatgaaaactggtAAGGAGCCAGATAAACAAGCAAAATCTAAACATAAATCATTAATGATTAGAGCTAGCATTCAAAAATTTGCAGCTGAATTAGTTGAAAAAAGTTTCGGCAGTGCATTTAAAGACCTGCAAAAAGGCGTTTCTTCTTGCACCAATGCACTTTGTCATTTGGCTGCTAGGTTAACTTCTTCAGTCTTTCAGATGGCTTTTTATGAGATTGGAAGACGTAGAGCAATCTCCCTGAAGGAGCGTGCCATTAATGGGATAGCAAGCTTTTTGGTGAGTGAAGCTATAACTGGTGCGTTGAAAGAACTGCGGCACgtgaagaaacaaatatttaccAACACCGTTGCACGGTTTGCGGCAGACCTTGCTGAAGAACTTGTGTTTGAAGGAATCATGGAAGTATGCCAGTTTTCATATCCATCGACACCTACAGCTGCACAGCCTTCATCATTCGATTATGAAGACAAAGTGGTAAGATCCTATGCCAGGGATTTGTCTGAATCTGTCATTCAGGAGGCTTTTATTGAACTATCTCAGGTTGATGTGACCTTCACAACACAAGCAGCCATTAGCGTTTCCATGGACAACATTAAATACGTGAGCGCAGAAAGTATGTTAGAGTCAACACAGACTTCCACAGTTTCTCCTAATTTTAATGATAGGGTAGCGCTGAAGCCAATCCAAGATTCCAAGAAGGAATGTACAGTACAGCAAGCTCTATTTTGCACCTCTGGTGTTGTAAGTTCAATACCAGTGCCCTTAGCTGGAAGAGCTCTTTGTCAACATCAGGTTTCCTCTGATGCTTATAAAGCAAAAGTATCCACTGCTCCAAATTCTGatgacaataaaaaaatatacgAAGACTCTGCTCATCCGTTtttcacaagcagaaacagagagGAGGAAGTCGCTTCTTTCAGAAGTATATACCTAACTTCAGATCACggtcaaaatactgaaaatactcCATCATTTTTACATAACCAAAAtgacaccaaacaaacaaataacagATCTGGAATGAACAGTGATTCAGAATTAACAAGTGGGTCAAAAGGCATTAATACTTTCTCTGGAACTATGGTAGATATGATAGTAAATGAAGCTTATGAAGCCATAACCTCATCTAGAGCAACAAAAGCAGTAGAAGagtatacagattttttaacaagaaaagtAGTAGATAAAAAACCGTATGTGCAATGTATTGGTGAAGATTTTCCCAAGAATGTGTTTGCAGATCACTTGGCCAAGTGTGTCATAAAACAGTCTGTGGCTGAAAGTAAAACTGTGTTGTGCAACACTAGTGAGAATTTCGCATGTAATGTGAGCTCACAGACTTATGCAGGTATCGGTAGAAAAGAACAATGTGTAATGAAGCAAGAGGCTGAGAAACAAAGTAATGTTTCTATAATTGTGGAACAGCAACAGATGGCTTTGAATAATCCATGTAAATTTCTTACCCCAACTCATTCTGCTCAGTGTTTTTCAGAATCTAAAGATTATTGGCAGGAACAAAAAGGACACAGGTTTTCTTCAAAATCACCACCGCCTTGTTCCACTGTGACTTTTGCTAGGCATGTTCTAGAGGACTTCACTGACGCAGGAAGCTGCTCAATAACATACTTAAATAAGCCCTCAAAAAACCATGATACTCAGAAACCATCATCAGGGCCTTTGACTTACAGGCAGGCTGATTGTTTTCTGCATACAAATAGCTTGTCTTCAGTGATGCTTGGCAGTGAAGACGCTTTGCAGATGGAAGATAAATCAAGTCTCAAAGATGGAAATACCTGTGTAATGCCTGATACACCCCCTCCAACTCCTTTAGTACCCTGTCAAAGCAGTTCTGAAAGAAACCTAAGAAAACTATCTAAGAAACTCAAGGGAGAATTAGCAAAGGAATTTGCACCGGCAACACCACCTTCTACACCATATAATCCATCCGTTACTGGTTTGCCTGAAACTGAACATGACTCTTTGGAAAAGGAGGAATTTATGCTGAAACTCATGCGGTCGCTTTCTGAAGAAGTGGAAAGTAGTGAAGATGAAGATCATTCTGAAATGCCTGCTGAGAAGGAGGAGCGTTCAGAAAAAACAGTTCAGTATGCAGATTGCTTAGCTAGCCATATAATTTCCATAGCGACTGAAATGGCTGCTTCCCATTTAGATGGTAAAACAGACGAAAGGGAAGCTGATAGACACGTTCCATTAGGTATGCAAACCAAAAAATGTGGATATCCTGCGTTTACAAATATCCCAGAAGAGACATGCAATTCTTTATGGAATTATGCAGGTTATATGGCAGGAAAAGTCATCAATGAGGCCAAGAAAATAGTGAAATCAAGGCATTGTAAACTGTTGAGGTTGAAGAGGGTTAACTGTCAGGTGGATTGCCTTTATCTGAGAAAAGGCGATAAAGATTATAGTTCAAAAGAACAGTGCGGTCCAGTGCGGGAGCAGTGGCCGGCGGAGAGAGATTCATCTGTACTTCCTTTACCACAAGGTTCAGGCACGACAGGTTTGACCTCCAAATACCCAAGCTGTGAAAGTGTGACTGACGAATACGCAGATCATATCATTCGAGTTCTGAAAAGAGAAGGTGGTAATGCTGAACTGTTAATGGATCAGTATGCTAGCAGACTTGCTTACAGGTCTATCAAATCAGGCTTACAGCAAGCTGCTAGAAAAAACAAATTGAGATACAACAGAAAGACATTTCCTGGGCAAAATGCACAGGTAAATGGTAAGGTGGAACTGATCAAAGCAGTCAACAAAGATGCAGTACAGCAAGTGAAAAGCAGCATTCATCGCTGTGAAGACCAAGCGTATGAAAGGAGTATTGGCACGCAGAGAATAGAATGCGCGGAGTTGTTACATTTTTCAGAATCCCTTGCTCGCAGTATCACTTGTGATGTCAGGAAGAAATTGAAAATGTCGGGAGCATGTTTGCCAAAGTCTTTAACAGATTCCTGTCTATATAAAAAGACTGAATTTGATGAAGTCACAGGGGATCTTATTAAAACAAGCTTTTCTAggacatttcttcctttctccccagaTCATAAACTGTATCATAGTACAGgcagtttaaatgaaaatggcTACAGCGAAGGCATAATTCAAGCTATAGAACAATATGCTAAGAAAGTAGCAGATGATACTCTAGAAATCAGTTTAGAGTCTGCTGTTCTCCATGtggctgaaaacagaaaaaatggggATAGGCTCTCATATACTGAGAAACTGTCTCCTTTTTCTGGAACTGTCTGTAGATGCTGCAGTATGAAGGAGCATCGGTACTGTACAGAAAGTACGCCTCACCGTCCACCTGCACAAGAATCCTCAGTTCCAGGGAggcattttcttcattctggATTAGGTGGTGCCTGTCAGAAATCACGAGTGTTTCAGCTTGATATTCCTAAAATTCATGTTGATGTAGAACAGAAGACAGTGTTTTCTGACAAAGGGGCTACTGCAGCCATagagaaagcagaaggagaGCTGAGTTACACAAGTCTGACAGCTGACAGTGGTATTGGACAAGATGGAGTGAGTTTTGCTGAAAGCCTTACTACTGAAATAATGACATCAGCTATGACTAATATTGGTCAGGCAGTTAACGTAAG ctCTGTTGGAAGAGAAGGCTTTCACTCTGTTGAATCTGTTGTTAGCCAGCAGATGAGTCTTAGTATTGGTGATGATAGCACTGGGAGTTGGTCCAATCTAAGTTTTGAAGATGAACATCCTGATGAGAACAGCAGTTTTCTTCACCTCAGTGACAG TAATGGTAACAGCAGTAGCTGGAGCAGTCTTGGTTTAGAAGGGGATATGTATGAGGAGAATTTATCCTTTCCAACATCAGACAG